One segment of Methanobacterium sp. DNA contains the following:
- a CDS encoding phosphoglycolate phosphatase: MRAVAVDIDGTITDQNRKICINAIDAIRKAEDNGFHVILVTGNILCAAKMVEVMVGTSGGIVGENGGVINTKKKSQIIGNIKKCYPAYEFLKSKYEIEKTEFSDLRLSEIAIKQKINAKTVKEAVKDFDVKVYDTKFAIHITDPSVNKGKSLKIVAKDIGLSTNEIMAIGDSENDLEFLEVAGLKVAVANADIELKKNADYISKTPYGDGAAEAINKFILK, from the coding sequence ATGAGAGCAGTAGCTGTAGATATAGATGGTACAATAACCGATCAAAATAGGAAGATATGCATAAATGCAATAGATGCTATTAGAAAAGCAGAAGATAATGGTTTTCATGTCATATTAGTGACCGGAAATATACTTTGCGCAGCGAAGATGGTGGAAGTGATGGTAGGTACCTCTGGTGGAATTGTAGGTGAAAATGGTGGAGTCATAAATACAAAGAAAAAAAGTCAAATTATTGGAAACATCAAAAAATGTTATCCTGCCTATGAATTTCTAAAATCAAAATATGAAATTGAAAAAACTGAATTTTCAGACCTTAGACTATCTGAAATTGCTATTAAACAGAAAATTAATGCAAAAACTGTAAAAGAAGCGGTTAAAGACTTCGATGTTAAGGTATATGACACTAAATTTGCAATACACATTACAGATCCTTCAGTTAATAAAGGAAAATCATTAAAAATTGTTGCAAAGGATATAGGGCTTAGTACTAATGAAATAATGGCTATTGGAGACAGTGAAAACGATCTTGAGTTTCTGGAAGTTGCAGGATTGAAAGTTGCTGTTGCAAACGCTGATATTGAACTTAAAAAGAATGCAGATTACATTAGTAAAACCCCATATGGTGATGGGGCTGCAGAGGCTATAAACAAATTTATTTTAAAATAA
- a CDS encoding zinc ribbon domain-containing protein, giving the protein MPCDNCGAEIDKKEEYCPECGMQLFSLASKPKKKRYYNDPAPVSHKDSYSHDKPPKKDYYRDPEPVRYNDSFHDKPLKKKYYENPDHEYYEDSPFQEEYGYEDQYLDEKEEYVEKDRSWFRTSHMLLLLFIALLLGFLVGLIMFSTDTQLIPQIPTLHN; this is encoded by the coding sequence ATGCCATGTGATAACTGTGGAGCGGAAATAGACAAAAAAGAGGAATATTGTCCAGAATGTGGAATGCAACTTTTTAGTCTAGCTTCGAAACCTAAAAAAAAGAGATACTACAACGATCCAGCCCCAGTTAGCCACAAAGATTCTTATTCTCATGATAAACCCCCAAAAAAGGATTATTACAGAGATCCAGAACCAGTTCGTTATAATGATTCTTTCCATGATAAACCATTAAAAAAGAAATATTATGAAAATCCAGACCATGAATACTACGAAGACTCTCCTTTTCAAGAGGAATATGGATACGAAGACCAATATTTAGATGAAAAGGAAGAATATGTTGAAAAAGATAGATCATGGTTTAGAACAAGCCATATGCTTCTTTTGTTATTTATAGCGTTGTTACTCGGATTTTTGGTGGGCCTAATAATGTTTTCCACGGATACTCAGTTGATTCCTCAAATACCAACGCTTCATAACTAA
- a CDS encoding TldD/PmbA family protein, which yields MINTAKDALNLASGKSDYAEVYIEKEKSIDVDIQNNEVKFAKEEFVCGMSIRVILNGKMGFSYTTNLDKINETVQNAIFNAKSNVADENFTFAIESKYNHVKGIYDKKIEVMDIESSIDFAKTMINVVEEEKCEPTSGGFSAGFVESLILNSNGVNCKNIGTSCSGFIAVNAEENSEVSTAYEGDSSRSFDINPEWIADNACEIAKNSLNGKPIETKDMDVLLDYRAASGLLGTFVNAVNADNVQRGRSIYANEIGNEVVSPSLSIYDDGTYDGGLNSSIGDGEGTKSQKTTVIKNGTLKNFIYDLYTSKKGDSESTGNGMRSSFADMPAVGLSNLILEFDDLTEISDIKNGIIVTDVLGAHTANPISGDFSVEANNAFKIENGEISEPVKKAMLSGNIFKVMKNMSGVSKETRQMGPFIIPRILARGLRVVG from the coding sequence ATGATTAACACAGCAAAAGATGCATTGAACCTTGCTTCAGGAAAATCAGATTATGCTGAAGTCTATATAGAAAAAGAAAAAAGTATTGATGTAGATATTCAAAATAACGAAGTTAAATTTGCAAAAGAAGAATTTGTTTGTGGAATGAGCATAAGAGTGATTTTAAATGGTAAAATGGGATTTTCTTATACCACAAATTTAGATAAAATAAATGAAACAGTCCAAAATGCAATATTCAATGCTAAATCTAATGTTGCCGATGAAAACTTCACTTTTGCAATTGAATCTAAATATAATCATGTTAAAGGGATTTATGACAAAAAAATTGAAGTTATGGATATTGAAAGCTCCATAGACTTTGCAAAAACCATGATAAATGTGGTTGAAGAAGAAAAATGTGAACCAACCTCTGGAGGATTCTCTGCAGGGTTTGTGGAAAGTTTAATATTAAATTCAAATGGTGTAAACTGTAAAAACATAGGTACATCCTGTTCTGGGTTCATTGCAGTGAATGCTGAGGAAAATAGCGAAGTATCAACAGCTTATGAGGGAGATTCATCAAGATCTTTTGATATTAATCCAGAATGGATTGCAGACAATGCCTGTGAAATTGCAAAGAATTCATTGAATGGTAAACCTATAGAAACCAAAGATATGGACGTTTTACTTGATTATAGAGCAGCTTCAGGACTTCTTGGAACATTTGTAAATGCAGTAAATGCAGATAATGTGCAAAGAGGAAGATCTATTTATGCAAATGAAATAGGTAATGAAGTTGTTTCACCTTCTTTAAGTATCTATGACGATGGAACCTACGATGGAGGACTTAATTCATCAATAGGCGATGGTGAAGGAACTAAAAGTCAAAAAACAACTGTTATTAAAAATGGAACACTTAAAAACTTTATCTATGATTTATACACATCTAAAAAAGGAGATAGTGAAAGTACAGGTAATGGAATGCGATCTTCATTTGCAGATATGCCTGCAGTCGGTTTAAGTAATCTTATTCTTGAATTTGATGACTTAACCGAAATTTCCGATATTAAAAATGGGATAATTGTAACCGATGTTTTAGGTGCGCATACAGCCAATCCCATTTCAGGAGATTTCTCTGTTGAAGCAAATAACGCATTTAAAATAGAAAATGGTGAAATCAGTGAGCCAGTTAAAAAAGCAATGTTATCAGGGAATATATTCAAGGTTATGAAGAACATGTCTGGAGTTTCTAAAGAAACCAGACAGATGGGTCCTTTCATTATTCCGCGTATTTTAGCACGTGGTTTAAGAGTTGTTGGGTAA
- a CDS encoding HEAT repeat domain-containing protein codes for MSLSKVDEMKNSEDIGGLIKLLEDSDWEVRYKSAEALGFVGKSQIGLLHEALNSENILVRWGAAYALGGVKDSNSVPYLKEALKKEDVGNIRKWIVYALGEIGSSDVIEPLIDVLKKKEKTIEGVMTKRWAAHVLGYIGDAESLQILKKESKDKYPIQRAQANWAIGKIEYDLQYQKTDPIPEIEELTAELKSLNLTPAESYVIRLYHYHDKDDIGEFMMIYTLLDMIIRGALTSYLQVKAKKKGFISKKMDIEEKVILKKGENLENLDLKPHERKMVEYVEGKGIELKDMKIIMDDDRIGAKFREDGIKYLAGQGYFEEGQNFKGTDLKLTDKGSKASETINDALKTIRNLRIWMKEAPSLAEEYLSNVGGNVFIHRMCFLVDDDVPKLTRKVNESKTPEEKLLCYYWVMEGLRTNLNKK; via the coding sequence ATGAGTTTGTCAAAAGTCGATGAAATGAAAAATTCTGAAGATATAGGCGGTCTAATCAAGTTACTTGAAGATTCTGATTGGGAAGTTAGGTATAAATCTGCTGAAGCCCTTGGATTTGTTGGAAAAAGTCAAATTGGACTGCTTCACGAGGCTTTAAATAGTGAAAATATTCTGGTTCGATGGGGTGCAGCATATGCTCTTGGAGGAGTTAAAGATTCAAACTCAGTTCCTTATCTTAAAGAAGCGCTAAAAAAAGAGGACGTGGGCAATATCAGAAAATGGATTGTTTATGCACTTGGTGAAATTGGTAGTAGCGATGTAATTGAACCATTAATCGATGTTTTAAAGAAAAAAGAGAAAACAATCGAGGGAGTAATGACTAAAAGATGGGCTGCACATGTTTTAGGATATATTGGTGATGCAGAATCACTTCAAATACTAAAAAAAGAATCTAAAGATAAGTACCCAATTCAAAGGGCACAAGCAAACTGGGCTATAGGAAAAATTGAATATGATCTCCAATATCAAAAAACCGACCCAATTCCAGAAATTGAAGAGTTAACTGCGGAATTAAAATCATTAAACCTGACTCCTGCTGAATCTTATGTGATAAGACTTTACCATTATCATGATAAGGATGATATTGGGGAATTCATGATGATTTATACATTACTGGATATGATTATTCGAGGTGCTTTAACTTCCTATTTGCAAGTAAAAGCGAAGAAAAAAGGATTTATCAGTAAAAAAATGGATATTGAAGAGAAAGTAATACTTAAAAAGGGTGAAAATCTGGAAAATTTAGATCTTAAGCCTCATGAAAGGAAAATGGTGGAATATGTGGAAGGTAAAGGTATTGAATTGAAAGATATGAAAATTATAATGGACGATGATAGGATAGGGGCTAAGTTCAGGGAAGATGGTATAAAATACCTTGCAGGACAGGGTTACTTTGAAGAAGGACAGAATTTCAAAGGTACTGATCTTAAGTTAACTGATAAAGGCTCTAAAGCGAGTGAAACCATAAATGATGCCTTAAAAACAATTAGAAACTTAAGAATTTGGATGAAAGAGGCTCCAAGTCTAGCAGAAGAATATCTGAGTAATGTTGGAGGAAATGTGTTCATTCATAGAATGTGTTTTTTAGTGGATGACGATGTTCCAAAACTGACTAGAAAAGTAAATGAATCTAAAACACCAGAAGAGAAATTGTTATGCTATTACTGGGTAATGGAAGGCTTAAGAACAAACTTAAATAAAAAATAA
- the hypD gene encoding hydrogenase formation protein HypD: MKNLSKEIIERIENISRPVKIMHVCGSHEHTIMQHGIRSLIPKEVEVVAGPGCPVCCVPSIEIDECLYLARKGVTIATFGDMLRVPGTTGTLADAKAEGADVRIVYGVNNAVEIAQKIDNEVIFMAAGFETTAPTTAAEIIAEPPKNLSFLSCHRLIPPALKFLIESGEVNLNALIEPGHVSTIIGTRPYEEFSQKYGIPQVVAGFNPFDVLIAIYMILKQLDEGKAVVQNEYKRAVKDEGNVKAQKLMEEVFYIKDKEWRGFPEIPNSTYEIRDEFRDANARERFDIQVEQGEKVPTGCICGPILRGVARPEECALFKTKCNPMNPIGACMVSKEGTCNIAFRYGSTF; the protein is encoded by the coding sequence ATGAAAAATCTTTCCAAAGAAATAATAGAACGCATTGAAAACATTTCAAGGCCCGTTAAAATAATGCACGTTTGCGGATCCCATGAACACACCATAATGCAACACGGAATAAGATCATTAATTCCAAAGGAAGTGGAAGTAGTTGCAGGCCCAGGATGCCCTGTATGCTGTGTTCCATCAATAGAAATTGATGAATGCCTTTATCTTGCAAGAAAGGGCGTTACAATTGCAACATTTGGAGATATGTTAAGGGTTCCAGGAACAACAGGAACACTGGCAGATGCAAAGGCCGAAGGTGCTGATGTAAGAATAGTTTATGGAGTAAATAATGCCGTTGAAATAGCTCAAAAAATTGATAATGAAGTTATTTTTATGGCAGCCGGTTTTGAAACGACTGCTCCCACAACAGCCGCTGAAATAATCGCTGAGCCTCCAAAAAACTTGTCATTTTTATCCTGTCACCGTTTAATCCCGCCAGCATTGAAATTCTTAATTGAATCTGGAGAAGTAAATCTTAATGCACTTATAGAACCTGGTCATGTTTCAACTATAATAGGAACACGCCCATATGAAGAATTCTCTCAAAAATATGGTATCCCTCAAGTTGTAGCAGGATTTAATCCTTTTGATGTGCTTATTGCAATTTATATGATATTAAAACAGCTTGATGAAGGTAAAGCAGTTGTTCAAAATGAATATAAGCGAGCTGTGAAAGATGAGGGCAATGTTAAAGCTCAAAAACTCATGGAAGAAGTATTTTACATTAAAGACAAAGAATGGAGAGGTTTTCCAGAAATTCCAAACTCCACTTATGAAATAAGAGATGAATTTAGAGATGCCAATGCTCGGGAAAGATTTGATATTCAAGTAGAGCAGGGAGAAAAAGTTCCTACAGGGTGTATATGTGGCCCAATTTTAAGGGGTGTGGCAAGACCAGAAGAATGCGCCCTCTTTAAAACTAAATGCAATCCTATGAACCCTATTGGGGCATGTATGGTTAGTAAAGAAGGTACGTGCAATATCGCTTTTAGATATGGCTCTACATTCTAA
- a CDS encoding methanogenesis marker 16 metalloprotein, translating to MNIRSIEEINQKIKRGEATVLTAEEVSNLVRGGEEPKAEDIDVITTGTCGIMSGTAAIFHVKAGEPGSFKKAKKILLNGVPGFPGPCPNEWLGSVDMIAYGTSHSIYDENYGGGFLFKDIISGKDIDVEVESINGEKIKSTVNIDDFATARMIGTRLAFKNYTAFINPTNEPVASIFHAIEMEGPYKGLSFSGCGELNPLQNDPVMNTIKTGTKVLMCGSEGIIIGNGTRSAPQKPNLMISADMYDMDPHFIGGFKTAAGPEVFNSVAAAIPVLNEEILKNTYIQNKDIQLPIADIKGRHLPLGVTDYASVWDGVDERPVYILENCMNCEQCIVRERCPTGAYGDTLNTKMCFGCGMCAYSCPHNAFEMKSGKIHFKTENEIMDIPIICRQSDIKRARELAEELKKRVINGEFSISNCY from the coding sequence TTGAATATTCGCAGTATTGAAGAGATAAACCAAAAGATTAAACGAGGAGAAGCAACAGTACTGACTGCAGAAGAAGTTAGTAACCTTGTTAGAGGGGGGGAAGAGCCAAAAGCAGAAGATATCGATGTTATAACCACAGGAACATGTGGAATAATGTCTGGAACAGCTGCAATATTCCATGTAAAAGCAGGGGAACCAGGATCATTTAAAAAAGCAAAAAAAATATTATTAAATGGTGTTCCAGGATTTCCGGGGCCATGTCCAAATGAATGGCTGGGATCAGTAGACATGATAGCTTATGGAACTTCACACAGCATTTATGATGAAAATTATGGTGGAGGATTCTTATTTAAGGACATTATTTCTGGAAAAGATATAGATGTTGAGGTAGAGTCCATAAATGGTGAAAAAATAAAATCAACAGTAAACATAGATGATTTTGCTACAGCACGAATGATTGGAACCAGATTAGCCTTTAAAAATTATACAGCATTCATTAATCCTACCAATGAGCCAGTTGCATCTATATTTCATGCAATAGAAATGGAAGGACCATATAAAGGACTTTCATTTTCAGGATGCGGCGAATTAAACCCACTTCAAAACGATCCAGTGATGAATACCATAAAAACAGGGACAAAAGTGCTAATGTGCGGTTCTGAAGGAATAATTATTGGAAACGGAACTAGAAGCGCTCCCCAAAAGCCAAACTTAATGATATCTGCAGATATGTATGATATGGATCCGCATTTCATTGGAGGATTTAAAACGGCTGCAGGACCAGAAGTTTTTAACAGTGTAGCTGCAGCAATCCCTGTTTTAAATGAAGAAATACTTAAAAATACATATATTCAAAATAAGGATATTCAACTTCCTATTGCTGATATAAAAGGGAGACACTTGCCTTTAGGTGTAACAGATTATGCATCTGTATGGGATGGTGTGGATGAAAGGCCAGTATATATTTTAGAAAATTGTATGAACTGTGAACAATGTATTGTTCGTGAAAGATGTCCTACAGGGGCCTACGGCGATACACTAAATACAAAAATGTGCTTTGGCTGTGGAATGTGTGCATATTCATGTCCACACAATGCATTTGAAATGAAAAGTGGAAAAATTCATTTTAAAACTGAAAATGAGATTATGGATATACCTATTATCTGCCGTCAGTCAGATATCAAAAGAGCACGTGAATTAGCAGAAGAACTTAAAAAAAGAGTTATTAATGGTGAATTCTCCATTTCGAATTGTTATTAG
- a CDS encoding radical SAM protein, producing MLNKRPSRVKTASMINAREKDDINSLWREHETIKAGFKKIFDKKTFYGAKKPDFSYMDLKIKIAEKIFENCYFCERRCYVNRNTNTGFCGVLNSRIASEYLHIGEEAPLVPSHTIFFAGCNFKCIYCQNFDISQFPESGIEISEKSLSKIIDRRRREGSRNVNFVGGDPTPNLPFILKTMHLCNENIPVVWNSNFYMSKESMKLLDGFVDLYLTDFKYGPCSCAVELSGVSDYWNIVTRNHKMAKNACDMIIRHLVLPNHVECCSKPILKWIRDNLGKETVVNIMGQYRPVYKAQECKEIRGFPSHQEIQETINYAKRLGLLNII from the coding sequence ATGTTAAATAAAAGACCTTCGAGGGTTAAAACTGCTTCCATGATAAATGCCAGAGAAAAAGATGATATTAATTCTCTTTGGAGAGAACATGAAACAATAAAGGCAGGATTTAAAAAAATATTTGATAAAAAGACATTTTACGGTGCCAAAAAGCCTGATTTTTCTTATATGGATTTAAAAATTAAAATTGCAGAGAAAATATTTGAAAACTGTTATTTTTGCGAAAGAAGATGCTATGTAAATAGAAATACAAATACTGGTTTTTGTGGAGTTTTAAATTCTAGAATTGCATCTGAATACCTGCATATCGGCGAAGAAGCTCCACTTGTGCCCAGCCACACCATATTTTTTGCAGGCTGCAATTTTAAATGCATTTACTGTCAGAACTTTGACATAAGCCAATTTCCAGAATCTGGAATTGAAATAAGCGAAAAATCATTATCCAAAATAATTGATAGACGAAGAAGAGAAGGTTCAAGGAATGTTAACTTCGTTGGTGGTGATCCCACACCTAATTTACCTTTTATTTTGAAAACAATGCATTTATGTAATGAAAATATTCCTGTTGTGTGGAATAGTAATTTTTACATGAGCAAAGAGTCTATGAAACTTTTAGATGGCTTTGTAGACCTTTATTTAACTGATTTTAAGTATGGCCCTTGCAGTTGTGCAGTAGAACTGTCTGGAGTGTCAGATTACTGGAATATTGTAACAAGAAATCATAAAATGGCAAAAAATGCATGTGATATGATCATTAGACATCTTGTGCTACCAAATCATGTTGAATGCTGCTCAAAACCTATTTTAAAGTGGATAAGAGATAATTTGGGAAAAGAAACAGTTGTTAATATTATGGGGCAATATAGGCCTGTTTATAAAGCTCAAGAATGCAAAGAAATCAGGGGATTTCCCAGTCATCAAGAAATTCAAGAAACCATAAATTATGCAAAAAGGTTAGGTTTATTAAATATTATATAA
- the alaS gene encoding alanine--tRNA ligase, with translation MSRQLEELGFTKKTCITCGNDFWSIGDRTTCGDAPCDEYEFIGNPATSKKYDLYQIQKTFMEFFEKNGHTPIKRYPVLAKRWRDDVFLVGASIYDFQPWVTSGAVDPPANPLVVAQPSIRLNDVDNVGRTGRHMTCFTMGGHHAFNSQEEQIYWEEETIKYCHDFIKHIGINPGEITYIESWWEGGGNAGPCYEICVRGVELATLVFIKYKTLPGGKYEEIPLTIVDTGYGLERFAWISQGTPTAYDASFGPVIQKLKELSGVEVDEKILAENAQVAGMMDIETFADLRALRKRVAERLNISLDELEEVTKPMEAIYVIADHTRCLAFMLADGVIPSNVKEGYLARLVLRRTIRFIKDLGLTESLEDIMKIQLDFLSKTYPEIKQYQDHIINIINLEDKRYDKTVSKGRQLVKKTIKHLKKENKDEIPLETLITLYDSHGIPPETINEIAAENKFNANVPDNFYTLVANEHSEEVQEEKEEIKLDFPPTDLLFYEKPFDTEFEAHVLGTYENNVILDKTIFYPEGGGQPSDIGYLEVRDEKIRVMHAEKIDNIVLHKVNEADIEKVHPYKGQTIKGHIDIERRKALTRNHTATHLIIAAARKVLGDHVWQAGAQKGVKKSRIDISHYKRIKPGELREIELIANKTVMENRPVLTNWMARDDAEKNYGFILYQGGVVPGMSIRTVKIDDVDVQACAGTHCAMTGDIGLIKITKTERIQDGVERIEFSAGVAAIEAVQRNDSILSESSNIFKVTAEQLPKTCDRFFSEWKSFKNEINRLKGEMAELKMKTLVGKAETIGDLKVLEDMIDADLGEMQKMALDLTDDDGEFDVVLLGNLEGKIVGTSSKKAIESGVKINEIIREASGILGGGGGGRPNLAQGAGPKTEKMREALSFAFNKLK, from the coding sequence ATGTCTCGCCAGCTTGAAGAACTTGGATTTACAAAAAAAACATGTATTACATGTGGAAATGATTTCTGGTCTATTGGAGATAGAACTACTTGTGGAGATGCGCCCTGTGATGAATATGAATTCATTGGGAATCCTGCGACAAGTAAAAAATACGACTTATACCAGATTCAAAAAACTTTCATGGAATTTTTCGAGAAAAACGGCCACACACCAATTAAAAGGTACCCCGTTCTTGCAAAGCGATGGAGAGACGATGTTTTTTTAGTAGGAGCATCAATCTACGATTTTCAACCATGGGTTACATCAGGAGCGGTAGATCCTCCTGCAAATCCGTTAGTTGTAGCTCAACCCTCAATTAGACTTAATGATGTGGATAATGTCGGAAGGACTGGCAGACATATGACTTGTTTTACCATGGGTGGCCATCACGCGTTTAATTCCCAAGAAGAACAGATTTACTGGGAAGAAGAAACCATAAAATACTGTCACGATTTTATTAAACACATTGGAATTAACCCTGGGGAGATAACTTACATTGAATCATGGTGGGAAGGCGGAGGAAACGCAGGCCCCTGCTATGAAATTTGTGTTAGAGGTGTAGAACTTGCAACACTTGTTTTTATAAAATACAAAACGTTACCTGGTGGAAAGTATGAAGAAATTCCACTTACAATTGTAGACACTGGATACGGGCTTGAAAGATTCGCATGGATATCACAAGGAACTCCCACAGCTTACGATGCATCATTTGGTCCTGTAATTCAAAAATTAAAGGAATTATCTGGTGTTGAAGTTGATGAAAAGATTTTAGCTGAAAATGCTCAAGTTGCAGGGATGATGGATATTGAAACATTCGCAGACCTTAGAGCATTAAGAAAAAGGGTTGCTGAAAGACTTAATATATCGTTAGATGAGCTGGAAGAAGTTACAAAACCTATGGAAGCAATATATGTTATTGCAGACCATACACGTTGTTTAGCATTTATGCTTGCTGATGGTGTAATTCCATCAAACGTTAAAGAAGGATATCTGGCAAGACTTGTTTTAAGAAGAACAATAAGGTTCATTAAAGACCTTGGATTAACAGAATCCCTTGAAGATATAATGAAAATACAGCTTGACTTCCTTTCAAAGACATATCCTGAAATCAAGCAATATCAAGATCATATAATTAATATTATCAATTTAGAAGATAAAAGATACGATAAAACAGTTTCTAAGGGAAGACAACTTGTTAAAAAGACAATAAAACATCTTAAAAAAGAAAATAAAGATGAAATACCTCTTGAAACACTTATAACACTTTATGATTCCCATGGAATCCCGCCTGAAACCATAAATGAGATTGCAGCTGAAAATAAATTTAATGCAAATGTTCCTGATAATTTTTACACTTTAGTTGCAAATGAACATTCAGAAGAAGTTCAAGAGGAAAAAGAGGAAATTAAGCTTGATTTCCCTCCAACAGATTTATTATTCTATGAAAAACCATTTGATACAGAATTTGAAGCCCATGTGCTTGGAACTTATGAAAATAATGTAATATTGGACAAGACAATCTTTTATCCTGAAGGTGGAGGACAACCGTCAGATATTGGATATTTAGAGGTTCGTGATGAAAAGATAAGGGTTATGCACGCAGAAAAAATAGATAACATTGTTTTGCACAAGGTAAATGAAGCAGATATTGAAAAAGTGCATCCATACAAAGGCCAGACAATTAAAGGCCATATTGATATTGAAAGGAGAAAGGCATTAACAAGAAACCATACTGCAACGCATCTAATCATTGCAGCCGCAAGAAAAGTATTAGGGGACCATGTATGGCAGGCTGGAGCTCAAAAAGGTGTTAAAAAGTCAAGAATTGATATTTCTCATTACAAACGGATAAAACCAGGGGAATTACGGGAAATTGAATTAATTGCTAATAAAACTGTCATGGAAAACCGTCCTGTGCTTACAAACTGGATGGCCAGAGATGATGCAGAGAAAAATTATGGATTTATCCTTTATCAGGGTGGAGTTGTCCCTGGAATGTCAATCAGGACAGTTAAAATTGATGATGTTGATGTACAGGCTTGTGCAGGAACACACTGTGCAATGACTGGAGATATAGGACTTATCAAGATTACAAAGACTGAAAGAATCCAGGACGGGGTGGAAAGAATTGAATTTTCAGCTGGTGTTGCTGCAATTGAAGCAGTTCAACGTAATGACTCTATTTTAAGTGAAAGTTCAAATATATTTAAAGTTACAGCGGAACAACTCCCAAAAACCTGTGATAGATTCTTTAGTGAATGGAAATCATTTAAAAATGAAATAAACAGGCTTAAAGGCGAGATGGCTGAATTAAAGATGAAAACTTTGGTGGGTAAAGCCGAAACTATTGGTGATTTAAAGGTTTTAGAGGACATGATTGATGCAGACCTGGGTGAAATGCAAAAAATGGCTTTAGATTTGACTGATGATGATGGAGAATTTGATGTAGTTCTTTTAGGCAATTTAGAAGGTAAAATTGTGGGAACTTCTTCTAAAAAGGCAATTGAATCAGGTGTTAAAATAAATGAAATAATCCGAGAAGCTTCAGGAATTCTTGGCGGCGGCGGCGGCGGAAGACCTAATCTTGCCCAAGGTGCAGGTCCTAAAACCGAGAAAATGCGTGAAGCTCTTTCATTTGCTTTTAATAAATTAAAGTAG